A single Desulfonispora thiosulfatigenes DSM 11270 DNA region contains:
- the glmS gene encoding glutamine--fructose-6-phosphate transaminase (isomerizing) — MVKLDEKNGYEHFMLKEIHEQPATVNRTLNGRIENNKVTFQDFEISLETAKKWNKVYIVACGTAYHAGLVGKKLFEKLLKMPVEVDIASEFAFREPLVDEKTLVIVVTQSGETTDTLEALREAKSKGADVMAITNVVDSTIARESDYVIYIWAGSEVAIPSTKAYTAMLIAEYLLVLYLGQIKGIIDEETSAKIIKELQQLPKEIEKILAEVDKFEKIAQEFKDKENVFFIGRGFDWAIALEGALKLKETSYIHAEAYPSGEFKHGTTALVNEGTLIIAVCTQKSIYDKTLANIKEFSERGAKVVAIGVEGDTELAKYTEEVIYIPEVDNLLLPALAVMPLQLIAYYISKAKGCEIDQPRNLTKAVIG; from the coding sequence ATGGTAAAGTTAGATGAAAAAAATGGATATGAGCATTTTATGCTTAAAGAAATCCATGAACAGCCAGCAACTGTAAACAGAACATTAAATGGAAGAATCGAAAACAATAAGGTGACATTTCAAGACTTTGAAATATCCTTAGAAACAGCAAAAAAATGGAATAAGGTGTATATTGTTGCCTGTGGAACGGCTTACCATGCAGGACTAGTAGGAAAAAAACTATTCGAAAAATTATTAAAAATGCCAGTAGAAGTAGACATTGCTTCTGAATTCGCGTTTCGTGAACCATTAGTAGATGAAAAAACTTTAGTAATTGTTGTAACCCAGTCCGGAGAAACAACAGATACCTTAGAAGCCTTAAGAGAAGCAAAAAGCAAAGGTGCAGATGTTATGGCAATTACTAACGTAGTAGATAGCACAATAGCTCGTGAATCAGATTATGTAATCTATATCTGGGCAGGATCAGAAGTAGCGATACCTTCTACTAAAGCCTATACCGCAATGCTAATAGCTGAGTATTTATTAGTATTATATTTAGGTCAAATAAAAGGAATAATAGATGAAGAAACATCAGCAAAAATCATTAAAGAATTACAACAGCTACCAAAAGAAATTGAAAAGATTTTAGCAGAAGTTGATAAATTTGAAAAAATTGCACAAGAGTTTAAAGATAAAGAAAACGTATTCTTTATTGGACGTGGATTTGACTGGGCAATAGCATTAGAAGGAGCACTAAAGTTAAAAGAAACTTCTTATATTCATGCTGAAGCCTATCCTTCAGGTGAATTTAAGCACGGAACAACAGCATTAGTTAATGAAGGTACTTTAATTATTGCCGTTTGCACTCAAAAATCTATCTATGACAAAACCTTAGCTAACATTAAAGAATTTAGTGAAAGAGGAGCAAAGGTTGTAGCTATTGGCGTAGAAGGGGATACTGAATTGGCGAAATATACTGAAGAAGTAATATATATCCCAGAAGTTGATAATTTATTATTACCAGCACTTGCGGTTATGCCTTTACAATTAATCGCTTACTATATTTCGAAAGCAAAAGGCTGTGAAATAGATCAGCCGAGAAATTTAACAAAGGCAGTAATTGGATAA
- a CDS encoding uracil-DNA glycosylase family protein — translation MDKLSKDLDYLHEYFSVQGVNLAIAEYIFILESPHVEELKYKLPVAGSSGKMMTKHLFPEEYKKKPLPLGLFLDSESGENEKVQKIGITNICEIPMQKLAYPEDVQEKYQQILSILERLRKNVKRLSDKELIIKEILLTKFKIKIQSVQKDTLLIPCGKTAEYYLKQMINEKDWNIIWEVPHPSYGSWSKKKYQTKIKELKKLVNL, via the coding sequence ATGGATAAATTAAGTAAAGACTTAGATTATTTACATGAATATTTTAGTGTGCAGGGTGTTAATTTAGCTATAGCAGAGTATATTTTTATTTTAGAAAGTCCTCATGTAGAAGAATTAAAATATAAATTACCCGTAGCAGGTAGCTCAGGGAAAATGATGACTAAACATTTATTCCCAGAGGAATACAAAAAAAAGCCCTTACCATTAGGGTTATTCCTAGATTCTGAGAGTGGGGAAAATGAAAAAGTTCAAAAAATAGGTATAACTAACATTTGTGAAATCCCAATGCAGAAATTAGCGTATCCAGAAGACGTCCAAGAAAAGTATCAGCAAATCTTAAGTATTCTAGAAAGGTTAAGAAAAAATGTTAAAAGATTAAGTGACAAAGAATTAATAATTAAAGAAATTTTACTTACTAAGTTTAAAATTAAAATTCAAAGCGTACAAAAAGACACTTTACTCATTCCTTGTGGAAAAACAGCCGAATATTACCTAAAACAAATGATTAATGAAAAGGACTGGAATATTATCTGGGAAGTACCACATCCCTCTTATGGTAGTTGGTCCAAGAAAAAATATCAGACCAAAATTAAGGAATTGAAAAAACTAGTTAATTTATAG
- the pyk gene encoding pyruvate kinase: MKKTKIVCTIGPASQSVETLVELINNGMNVARLNFSHGNYEEHAERIGAIAKAVEITKKPIGIMLDTKGPEIRIGLIKDGKANLIAGNEITLTTDEIEGDESRIFVNYAGLPQDVKPGNQILLDDGIISLEVLNVEKSEIKCKILNSGEISNRKGVNVPDVRINLPSITEKDIADIKFGIKYGVDFISASFIRNAQDVLAIKKILEEENADIDIISKIENRQGVDNIDEILEVSEGIMVARGDLGVEIPTEEVPIIQKILIKKCNKLGKPVITATQMLDSMMRNPRPTRAEASDVANAIFDGTDAIMLSGETAAGKYPVISLQTMTRIAEKTESAINYDDHHRFKEIKTRKTTTDAISHATCSTARDLRAAAIITVTKTGFTARMISKYRPKATIVANTPCMRALTKLSIVWGVNPIYTDEANGTDKMIEQAIDTTLEAGFINNGDLVVVTAGVPVGLAGTTNILKVEVVGQIVALGTGIGYNSVVGKARIVNNLEDAKQLEEGEILVTFGTTAEMVPYMKKAAAVITEEAGITSHAAIVGLNIGVSVIVGIKDARNKFKNGEIFTLDVNRGAVYRGIANVI, encoded by the coding sequence ATGAAAAAAACAAAAATTGTCTGCACAATAGGTCCAGCAAGTCAATCGGTAGAAACATTAGTAGAATTAATCAATAATGGCATGAATGTAGCTAGACTCAATTTTTCACACGGAAATTATGAAGAACATGCCGAGAGAATTGGAGCTATTGCTAAAGCTGTAGAGATAACAAAGAAGCCAATTGGGATTATGCTTGATACCAAAGGACCTGAGATTAGAATAGGTCTAATTAAAGATGGCAAGGCTAATTTAATAGCAGGAAATGAAATTACCTTAACCACTGATGAAATAGAAGGTGATGAGTCTAGAATTTTTGTAAATTATGCTGGTTTACCACAGGATGTAAAGCCAGGAAATCAAATTCTTTTAGATGATGGAATTATTTCTTTAGAAGTATTAAATGTAGAAAAATCAGAAATAAAATGTAAGATTTTAAATAGTGGAGAAATTTCTAACCGTAAAGGTGTAAATGTGCCTGATGTCAGAATTAATTTACCATCTATTACGGAAAAAGATATTGCAGATATTAAGTTCGGGATTAAATATGGTGTAGACTTTATTTCGGCATCCTTTATTAGAAATGCCCAAGATGTTTTAGCTATTAAGAAAATATTAGAAGAAGAGAACGCAGATATAGATATTATTTCTAAAATAGAAAATCGCCAAGGTGTCGATAATATTGATGAAATCTTAGAAGTATCTGAAGGAATTATGGTTGCAAGAGGAGACTTAGGAGTAGAAATTCCAACGGAAGAAGTACCAATAATTCAAAAGATATTAATAAAGAAGTGCAATAAACTTGGCAAACCTGTAATTACAGCTACGCAAATGTTAGATTCAATGATGCGAAACCCTCGTCCAACAAGAGCAGAAGCTAGTGATGTAGCTAATGCAATTTTTGATGGCACAGATGCAATAATGTTATCAGGGGAGACGGCGGCAGGAAAATATCCCGTAATATCCTTACAAACAATGACACGTATAGCAGAAAAAACAGAGTCAGCTATTAATTATGATGACCACCATAGATTTAAAGAAATAAAGACTCGTAAAACTACAACTGATGCTATTAGTCATGCAACTTGCTCTACGGCTAGAGATTTAAGAGCAGCTGCAATTATTACCGTAACCAAAACAGGTTTTACAGCCCGAATGATATCTAAATACAGGCCAAAAGCTACAATTGTGGCAAATACACCATGTATGAGGGCACTGACCAAGTTATCCATAGTATGGGGAGTAAATCCTATTTATACTGATGAGGCTAATGGGACAGATAAAATGATCGAACAAGCCATAGATACAACATTAGAGGCAGGATTTATTAATAACGGTGATTTAGTTGTAGTTACAGCAGGTGTACCTGTGGGGCTAGCCGGAACAACTAATATCCTAAAGGTAGAAGTAGTAGGTCAAATAGTCGCACTAGGTACAGGAATTGGCTATAATTCTGTAGTAGGTAAAGCAAGAATAGTTAATAATCTAGAAGATGCTAAACAGCTAGAAGAAGGGGAAATTTTAGTTACTTTTGGAACCACTGCTGAAATGGTACCATATATGAAAAAAGCAGCAGCGGTTATCACAGAAGAAGCAGGAATTACTTCTCATGCTGCAATAGTTGGCTTAAATATTGGGGTATCGGTAATCGTAGGAATTAAAGATGCTAGAAATAAATTTAAAAATGGCGAAATATTTACCTTAGACGTAAATAGAGGTGCAGTTTATCGAGGTATAGCAAATGTAATATAA
- the pfkA gene encoding 6-phosphofructokinase has translation MKKIAVLTSGGDAPGMNAAIRAVVRTTIYNGCEAVGIKRGYAGLIDGDFTKLDLGSVADIIQRGGTFLHTARSEEFMTKEGKEEALESIRIHKIDGLVVVGGDGSFRGARELCELNVPVIGVPATIDNDIFGTDLTIGFDTAVNTALDAINRIRDTATSHERIFLIEVMGRNSGWLALEAGLAGGAESILVPETPVDYETIVKRLQRGLDRGKRHSIILVAEGVGSAFDVKRKIQELADYDIRVTVLGHTLRGGTPSATDRIIASKMGAFAVNLLLDGKTDLMAGMVGNHVVGIPLQEIIGKKKGIDEYVHNLAGILAI, from the coding sequence ATGAAAAAAATCGCTGTTTTAACAAGTGGTGGTGATGCCCCAGGGATGAACGCTGCGATAAGGGCTGTTGTGAGGACTACAATTTATAATGGTTGTGAAGCAGTTGGGATAAAAAGAGGCTATGCTGGATTGATTGATGGAGATTTTACAAAATTAGATTTAGGGTCAGTAGCAGATATTATTCAAAGAGGTGGAACTTTTTTACATACAGCTAGAAGTGAAGAATTTATGACTAAAGAAGGTAAAGAAGAAGCCCTTGAAAGTATTCGAATCCATAAAATTGATGGACTAGTTGTAGTAGGTGGAGACGGTTCCTTTAGAGGTGCTCGAGAATTATGTGAATTAAATGTTCCTGTAATTGGAGTTCCTGCAACTATTGATAATGATATTTTTGGAACGGACTTAACCATAGGATTTGACACAGCAGTAAACACTGCCTTAGATGCTATTAATAGAATTAGAGATACTGCTACCTCGCATGAGAGAATATTCTTGATTGAAGTAATGGGGCGTAATTCAGGATGGCTAGCACTTGAAGCAGGACTAGCAGGTGGAGCAGAATCAATTTTAGTTCCAGAAACACCTGTAGACTACGAGACGATAGTAAAAAGATTACAAAGAGGATTAGATAGAGGAAAAAGACATAGCATAATTTTAGTTGCTGAGGGTGTAGGTTCGGCTTTTGACGTAAAAAGAAAAATTCAAGAATTAGCAGATTATGATATCCGAGTAACTGTTTTAGGTCATACTTTACGTGGAGGTACCCCTAGTGCCACAGACCGGATAATTGCTAGTAAAATGGGAGCCTTTGCAGTTAACCTCCTGTTAGATGGAAAAACAGATTTAATGGCAGGTATGGTAGGTAATCACGTTGTGGGGATACCACTTCAAGAAATTATCGGCAAGAAAAAAGGAATAGATGAGTATGTACATAATTTAGCAGGAATACTTGCAATATAA
- a CDS encoding glutamate decarboxylase, which produces MWTIIYIAPNRIIAEQISTLLKGEGLLVNLKSMGVPHLGDSGAVEISVPESEAEEAIEIINSSISF; this is translated from the coding sequence ATGTGGACTATAATCTATATAGCACCAAACCGAATTATCGCCGAACAGATAAGTACGCTGCTTAAAGGAGAAGGACTCTTAGTTAATCTCAAATCAATGGGAGTACCACATTTAGGTGATTCTGGAGCAGTAGAAATTTCTGTACCTGAATCAGAAGCTGAAGAAGCAATAGAAATAATAAATAGTTCAATATCATTTTAA
- the mtrB gene encoding trp RNA-binding attenuation protein MtrB produces MAGDNEKYIVIKAMENGVHISGLTRGRDTKFHHTEKLDGGDVVIAQFTEQTSAMKIKGKALIYTEHGIIKAGTLDE; encoded by the coding sequence ATGGCCGGAGATAATGAAAAGTATATTGTAATAAAAGCTATGGAAAATGGTGTACATATTAGCGGACTTACTAGGGGAAGAGATACAAAATTTCATCATACAGAAAAATTAGATGGTGGAGATGTAGTTATTGCCCAATTTACCGAGCAAACATCCGCAATGAAAATAAAAGGAAAAGCATTAATTTATACAGAACATGGAATAATAAAAGCAGGAACTCTAGACGAATAA
- the coaD gene encoding pantetheine-phosphate adenylyltransferase, with protein MTTIAVYPGTFDPITYGHLNILQRAAKLFDKVIIAVAADNYKDNIFTLEERLQLIHKCCGDICDENINNIEVESFRGLLVPYLESKNATAIIRGLRAISDFEHEMQMASMNKTLNKQIETVFLMSDTNYSFVSSTIIKGVAIMGGNVEELVPPIVSEALKRKYEVGGKNGRR; from the coding sequence TTGACTACAATAGCAGTATATCCAGGAACATTTGACCCGATAACTTATGGTCATTTGAATATATTACAAAGAGCAGCAAAACTTTTTGATAAAGTTATAATCGCCGTAGCAGCAGATAATTATAAGGATAATATATTTACATTAGAAGAAAGATTACAGCTTATCCATAAATGTTGTGGGGATATTTGTGATGAAAATATCAATAATATAGAAGTTGAGTCTTTTAGGGGTTTACTAGTACCTTATCTTGAAAGTAAAAATGCTACTGCAATTATTAGAGGTTTAAGGGCGATTTCAGATTTTGAACATGAGATGCAAATGGCATCAATGAATAAAACTCTTAATAAGCAAATAGAGACTGTATTTTTAATGTCAGATACAAATTATTCGTTTGTAAGCTCGACCATCATTAAAGGTGTAGCTATAATGGGCGGAAATGTAGAGGAATTAGTACCTCCAATCGTCAGTGAAGCTCTTAAAAGAAAATATGAGGTAGGTGGAAAAAATGGCCGGAGATAA
- a CDS encoding phosphatidylglycerophosphatase A family protein, with protein sequence MKDKVKEQLRDRGVELQDIADIVHTLQIAYYPDLLMSTCLDAIDAVLEKREVQYAVLTGIALDMAAEQGNLPEPILGTVQIDEPLYGVDEILAMAITNIYGTIGITSFGYLDKMKIGIIGTLDSSKEQVNTFLDDLVAAIASASAAKIAHAKETGLV encoded by the coding sequence ATGAAAGATAAAGTTAAAGAACAATTAAGAGATCGTGGGGTAGAATTACAAGATATAGCTGATATAGTGCATACTTTGCAAATTGCCTATTACCCTGATTTATTAATGTCTACTTGCCTTGATGCAATTGATGCAGTTTTAGAAAAAAGAGAAGTTCAATATGCTGTATTAACAGGAATAGCTTTAGATATGGCAGCAGAACAAGGTAATTTACCCGAGCCTATTTTAGGGACTGTACAAATAGATGAACCTTTATATGGTGTTGATGAAATTTTAGCTATGGCAATAACTAATATTTATGGAACGATTGGAATTACTAGTTTTGGTTATTTAGATAAAATGAAAATTGGTATAATTGGAACCTTAGATTCCTCTAAAGAACAAGTGAATACCTTTTTAGATGATTTAGTCGCCGCTATAGCTTCAGCTAGTGCTGCTAAGATAGCTCATGCTAAAGAAACAGGACTTGTATAA
- a CDS encoding DNA polymerase III subunit alpha, with the protein MKSFVHLHVHTSYSLLDGACRIDKMVKRAKELNMPAIAITDHGVMYGVIDFYKACKKEGIKPIIGCEVYVAPNSRFDKRPNIDDRAHHLVLLAKNNIGYQNLIKLVSLAHTEGFYYKPRVDKDILAQYSEGLIVTSACLAGEINALLMGEKYEEAKEVALWYQETFGAENFYLELQNQGLSEQDNLNRLIANISKETNIPLVASNDVHYIEKEDSKLQDVLMCIQMGKTLGDDSRLRFDSEDFYLKSYDEMNLRLGEYQDALNNTVKIAEMCNVDFTFGQNHMPNFDIPEGYTLETYLEKLCVDGLKERYENIDETIKKRLEFELQTINKMGYPGYFLIVWDFINYAKKQGIYVGPGRGSAAGSIVSYTLGITDIDPIKYDLLFERFLNPERVSMPDIDIDFCYERRGEVIDYVVSKYGKERVSQIITFGTMAARAAIRDVGRVMNIPLGIVDKVAKLVPNEIGITLEKAINISPDLRQLIEENEQIKELFYTAKGLEGMPRHSGTHAAGLVISKEPLDTYLPLQRTSDEAVSTQFAKENVEEIGLLKMDMLGLRTLTVINKAVELIHKNKNILVDFKNTDFDDEKTYELLSAGNTIGVFQLESSGLRAILKDLKPAHFEDIIALVALYRPGPLGSGMVEDFIARKHGKKSTEYLHPLLEPILKATYGVILYQEQVMRIASDLAGFSLGEADLLRRAMGKKKPEIIADLKEQFIKGAEKNKIDKEIATKIFELIEYFAGYGFNKSHSAAYAYISFQTAFLKAHYPREFMAALLSSVMETADKVPFYIAECRNMGINVLPPDVNQSTESFIVDDENIRFGLAAVKNVGKGAIQDIIKAREEGGFKSLQDFCARVDLSHVNRRVIESLIRCGAFHSVPGNRVQLMQVLDDCYERGHLIQKDKNSKQVSLFDIGEEAGFTLEFDEVKLPNVDEFEMKDILEMEKETLGFYVSGHPLDEYIEVLKTKIKLRIDEIEEIHDGRKVVLGGILSFVKRSITKKGEMMVYSVLEDLTGSIDVLIFPRVLQKYSSLVQEDMLLAIKGRINLQEDNPKLFAEDLVPLNNLEHESDKQILQKLYLKIDTQQISPEQTQKIMDILMKYPGKMPVYLYYLPEKKLIQLKNNYWVTWQEELYTELLNILSKKEISLTT; encoded by the coding sequence ATGAAGTCATTTGTTCATTTACATGTGCATACATCCTATAGCCTATTAGATGGGGCATGTCGAATAGATAAAATGGTCAAAAGGGCTAAGGAATTAAATATGCCCGCTATTGCCATTACAGATCATGGCGTAATGTATGGAGTAATTGATTTTTATAAGGCTTGCAAAAAAGAAGGAATAAAACCTATCATCGGATGTGAAGTATATGTTGCTCCAAATTCTCGTTTTGATAAAAGACCAAATATAGATGATAGAGCCCATCATTTAGTGTTACTTGCTAAAAATAATATTGGGTATCAAAATTTAATTAAATTAGTTTCTTTAGCTCATACAGAAGGTTTTTATTATAAACCTAGAGTTGATAAAGACATATTAGCCCAGTATAGTGAAGGTTTAATTGTGACCAGTGCCTGCCTTGCTGGTGAAATAAATGCCTTATTAATGGGAGAAAAGTATGAAGAGGCTAAAGAAGTAGCCCTATGGTATCAAGAAACTTTTGGAGCAGAAAACTTCTATTTAGAATTACAAAATCAAGGACTAAGTGAGCAAGATAATTTAAATAGATTAATTGCAAATATTAGCAAGGAAACGAATATTCCTTTAGTAGCCAGTAATGACGTCCATTATATTGAGAAAGAAGATTCAAAATTACAAGATGTTTTAATGTGCATTCAAATGGGAAAAACCTTAGGAGATGACTCTAGATTAAGATTTGACTCAGAAGACTTTTACCTTAAAAGCTATGACGAAATGAATTTAAGATTAGGAGAATATCAAGATGCTCTCAATAATACGGTTAAAATTGCGGAGATGTGTAATGTGGACTTTACCTTTGGCCAAAACCATATGCCTAATTTTGATATCCCCGAAGGCTACACTTTAGAAACATATTTAGAAAAATTATGTGTTGATGGTTTAAAAGAACGATATGAAAATATAGATGAAACAATTAAAAAAAGGCTAGAATTTGAATTGCAAACAATTAATAAAATGGGTTATCCTGGCTATTTTCTCATTGTATGGGACTTTATTAATTATGCCAAAAAACAAGGTATTTATGTAGGACCAGGAAGGGGCTCGGCTGCAGGTAGTATAGTTTCGTATACACTTGGAATTACAGATATTGATCCCATTAAATATGATTTATTATTTGAAAGATTTTTAAATCCAGAAAGAGTAAGTATGCCCGATATAGATATTGATTTTTGTTATGAAAGACGCGGAGAAGTAATTGATTATGTAGTAAGTAAATATGGTAAAGAAAGAGTATCGCAAATTATTACTTTTGGTACAATGGCGGCTAGAGCAGCAATTAGGGATGTTGGGAGGGTTATGAATATTCCTTTAGGCATAGTAGATAAAGTAGCAAAGCTAGTACCTAATGAAATCGGGATAACCTTAGAAAAGGCAATCAACATTTCTCCAGATTTAAGACAATTAATAGAAGAAAATGAACAAATTAAAGAATTATTTTATACCGCAAAAGGTTTAGAAGGTATGCCAAGACATTCTGGTACCCATGCAGCTGGACTAGTTATTTCTAAAGAACCTTTAGATACTTACTTACCTTTACAAAGAACTAGCGATGAGGCAGTAAGTACCCAGTTTGCTAAAGAAAATGTAGAAGAAATTGGTCTTTTAAAAATGGACATGTTAGGACTTAGAACTCTAACTGTAATTAATAAAGCTGTAGAATTAATTCATAAAAATAAAAATATCTTAGTTGATTTTAAAAATACAGATTTTGATGATGAGAAAACTTATGAATTATTAAGTGCTGGAAATACTATTGGCGTATTCCAACTTGAGAGCTCGGGTCTAAGGGCAATTTTAAAAGATCTAAAACCAGCCCATTTTGAAGATATTATCGCTTTGGTGGCTTTATATAGACCAGGACCTTTAGGGAGCGGTATGGTTGAAGATTTCATCGCTAGAAAACATGGAAAAAAATCTACCGAGTATTTACATCCTTTATTAGAACCTATTTTGAAAGCAACTTATGGGGTAATTTTGTATCAAGAACAGGTAATGAGAATTGCCAGTGATCTAGCAGGATTTTCCTTAGGAGAAGCGGATTTATTAAGAAGAGCCATGGGTAAAAAGAAACCAGAAATAATAGCAGACCTAAAAGAACAATTTATTAAAGGTGCAGAAAAAAATAAAATAGATAAAGAAATAGCTACTAAGATTTTTGAACTAATAGAATATTTTGCAGGTTATGGATTTAATAAAAGTCATAGTGCAGCTTATGCATATATCTCGTTTCAAACTGCTTTTTTAAAGGCCCATTATCCTAGAGAGTTTATGGCAGCCCTTTTATCAAGCGTGATGGAAACAGCTGATAAGGTGCCTTTTTATATTGCTGAATGTCGAAATATGGGGATTAATGTCTTGCCTCCTGATGTAAATCAAAGTACCGAAAGTTTTATTGTTGATGATGAAAACATCCGCTTTGGCTTAGCTGCTGTAAAAAATGTAGGTAAAGGAGCTATCCAAGACATCATAAAGGCGCGTGAAGAAGGTGGGTTTAAATCTTTACAAGACTTTTGTGCCAGGGTAGATTTAAGCCATGTAAATAGAAGAGTGATAGAAAGCCTAATTAGATGTGGTGCCTTTCATTCTGTGCCCGGAAATAGAGTACAATTAATGCAAGTTTTAGATGATTGTTATGAAAGAGGTCATTTAATTCAGAAAGATAAAAATAGTAAGCAAGTTTCACTTTTTGATATCGGAGAAGAAGCAGGATTTACTTTAGAATTTGATGAAGTGAAACTGCCAAACGTAGACGAGTTTGAGATGAAAGATATTTTAGAAATGGAAAAAGAAACTTTAGGATTTTATGTAAGTGGACACCCTTTAGATGAATATATTGAAGTCTTAAAGACCAAAATAAAGCTAAGGATTGACGAAATAGAGGAAATACATGATGGAAGAAAAGTTGTTTTAGGTGGCATTCTAAGCTTTGTGAAAAGAAGCATCACGAAAAAAGGTGAGATGATGGTTTATTCTGTTTTAGAGGATTTAACAGGTTCCATAGATGTCTTAATTTTTCCAAGGGTATTACAAAAGTACTCTAGTCTTGTCCAAGAAGATATGCTTTTAGCTATTAAAGGAAGAATAAATTTACAAGAAGATAATCCTAAACTCTTTGCCGAAGATCTAGTTCCACTTAATAATCTCGAACATGAATCAGATAAGCAAATTTTGCAAAAGCTATATTTAAAAATAGATACCCAGCAAATTAGTCCTGAGCAAACACAGAAAATAATGGATATACTCATGAAATATCCTGGAAAAATGCCGGTTTATTTATACTACTTGCCCGAAAAAAAGCTAATTCAGTTAAAAAATAATTACTGGGTAACGTGGCAAGAAGAATTATATACGGAATTATTAAATATTCTATCTAAAAAAGAGATATCACTAACCACATAG
- a CDS encoding YtrH family sporulation protein, giving the protein MFSFPNKLLFIFCTALGLILGGSLIGSLSTIITGDEPYSTMRKLAEDIKIWAVVAAIGGSFTPYEAFGSGIFSGDIRSLGKQFFYVVSSLTGAEFGIYLIYTFTGNR; this is encoded by the coding sequence ATGTTTTCTTTTCCAAACAAATTGCTTTTCATTTTTTGTACTGCTTTAGGCTTAATTCTGGGTGGTTCTTTAATTGGATCCTTATCTACTATTATAACTGGTGATGAGCCATATTCCACTATGAGAAAATTGGCGGAGGATATTAAAATTTGGGCAGTTGTGGCTGCAATTGGTGGTTCCTTTACACCTTACGAAGCATTTGGGTCAGGAATATTTTCAGGGGACATCAGATCTCTTGGAAAACAGTTTTTTTATGTGGTTAGTTCTCTTACAGGGGCTGAATTTGGAATATACTTAATTTATACTTTTACAGGAAATCGTTAA